The DNA segment CCTGCCCTGActcttttgtgtgtgtgttttttcAAGTGCGCTTCATTCCCTTACGCCCTACACCACGTCGCGGATTACGTTGTTAACAGAATTCAGCGTAaaagacacacacgtacacacgcagagacggAGACAGACAAACTTCACACaggcacatacgcacacgctaACACCGGCACCAAAAAGGGTGCGAACGAAAAGACAAaatgcagcgctgccgcacgcgcacgttcTCGCATGCcagcgacctgcgaggcggagaGACAACGCCTCACATTGGCGGCTTCCACCCCTCCTCATTTACAGCGGCTGCAGGCGACGCTCCGACGGCAGCACCTTGAAACGGCGCTTGATGGTTACGCGGTGGCGACTGAACTTGTCATCTGGGCTGAAGCGGGCGGGGTGGGCGCTCAGAGTCGGCTTGCCCTCCGGATCCACCTTCTTTAGCGTGTAGACACGCTTACCATCGACCATGTACACTCGAAGGTGCATGCTTGGACTGAGTATATGTGTGCTTGGATACCaatctgtgcgcgtgtgtagaGATGGGACAGTAAAGACACAAGTGAAATGTGATAGTCTCGTCTTCTTCGCGGGGTAAGCTGGAGTTCTGGGAACTA comes from the Leishmania infantum JPCM5 genome chromosome 36 genome and includes:
- a CDS encoding putative nuclear protein family a (nop10p), producing MHLRVYMVDGKRVYTLKKVDPEGKPTLSAHPARFSPDDKFSRHRVTIKRRFKVLPSERRLQPL